The following coding sequences are from one Microbulbifer sp. TB1203 window:
- a CDS encoding fructose-specific PTS transporter subunit EIIC: MSLTDLLAVDRIVVDQPACSKDEILTKLVGLLDRAGKLADAAAFLDAVREREEAGSTGLEQGVAVPHARSDAVREPALAFAIVPKGIDFGALDGQPSHFFLMIAEPTDVENAHLNILATATCHLIDPAFRKQLFQARSAPEVLRCFAEAEGVELPPAAEEPEDEIRLVAVTACPVGIAHTYMAAERLREAARELHLNLHVETQGASGVRDPLSDDDIQRADAVILAADRDVDLERFAGKPLLRVPAGDAIQHPQRVLLTALRMPETEEGEAQRGEPGGPAITAGRMAIYRHLMAGVSGMLPFVVGGGILIALSFMFGVHASDPDSPYYHPLAELLAKLGGPQGAFGLMVPVFAAFIGHSIAGRLGLMPAMVGGYIAAQAGTGFLGGLVAGLIGGYVILFLQRLCRPLPESLDAMRTILIYPVAGLLLCGGLMYWLSEPMIAINTALVDWLSGLTAANRIVLGTLLGGMMAIDMGGPVNKAAYTFGIAAIEAGNYLPPAATMAGGMVPPLGLGLATLLFPGVFNTLERQSGRTCLIMGASYITEAAIPYAAADPLRVIPSCIAGSMLAGALSMAFGCALPAPHGGIFVIALVQHWPGYLVALLAGTVLTAVLVGLLKRFRTPSKVP; this comes from the coding sequence ATGTCCCTGACCGACTTGCTGGCCGTCGATCGCATAGTTGTCGATCAACCCGCCTGCAGCAAAGACGAAATACTGACGAAGCTGGTAGGGCTGCTTGATCGCGCCGGCAAGCTTGCAGATGCGGCGGCCTTTCTCGATGCCGTGCGGGAACGCGAGGAGGCCGGCAGCACCGGTCTGGAGCAGGGAGTGGCCGTGCCCCACGCCCGCTCCGACGCGGTCCGGGAGCCCGCGCTCGCCTTTGCAATAGTGCCGAAGGGTATCGATTTCGGGGCCCTCGACGGCCAGCCGTCGCACTTTTTCCTGATGATCGCTGAGCCTACGGATGTCGAAAACGCCCACCTCAATATATTGGCCACGGCCACCTGCCACCTGATCGACCCGGCCTTTCGCAAACAGCTGTTCCAGGCCCGCTCGGCGCCGGAAGTGCTCAGGTGCTTTGCCGAGGCGGAAGGCGTCGAGTTGCCGCCGGCAGCCGAAGAGCCCGAAGATGAAATCCGCCTCGTCGCCGTGACCGCCTGTCCGGTGGGTATTGCGCACACCTATATGGCCGCCGAGCGGCTGAGGGAAGCGGCGCGCGAACTGCACCTGAACCTCCACGTCGAAACCCAGGGGGCGAGCGGCGTGCGCGACCCCCTCTCGGACGACGATATACAGCGGGCCGACGCGGTCATCCTGGCAGCGGACCGCGACGTCGACCTGGAGCGCTTCGCCGGCAAACCGCTGCTCCGGGTCCCGGCGGGCGACGCCATCCAGCACCCCCAAAGGGTGCTGCTGACGGCGCTGCGAATGCCGGAAACCGAGGAGGGCGAAGCGCAACGCGGTGAGCCCGGCGGGCCGGCGATAACCGCAGGCAGGATGGCCATATACCGCCACTTGATGGCGGGGGTGTCCGGCATGCTGCCCTTTGTGGTCGGCGGGGGCATCTTGATCGCGCTGTCGTTTATGTTCGGGGTCCATGCGTCCGATCCCGACTCCCCCTACTACCATCCGCTGGCGGAACTACTGGCCAAACTGGGCGGCCCCCAGGGTGCTTTCGGCCTGATGGTGCCGGTTTTCGCGGCCTTTATCGGCCACAGCATCGCCGGCCGGCTCGGCCTGATGCCGGCGATGGTCGGCGGCTACATCGCCGCACAGGCGGGTACGGGCTTTCTGGGCGGCCTGGTCGCCGGCCTGATCGGCGGCTATGTGATCCTGTTCCTGCAGCGGCTCTGCCGCCCGCTGCCGGAATCGCTGGACGCGATGCGCACTATTCTGATCTATCCGGTGGCCGGGCTGTTGTTGTGCGGAGGGCTGATGTATTGGCTGTCCGAACCGATGATTGCGATCAACACTGCCCTGGTGGACTGGCTGAGCGGCCTCACCGCTGCCAACCGCATAGTGCTGGGCACCCTGCTGGGGGGAATGATGGCCATCGACATGGGCGGTCCGGTCAACAAGGCCGCCTATACCTTTGGGATTGCCGCGATCGAAGCCGGCAACTATCTCCCCCCGGCCGCAACAATGGCCGGGGGAATGGTGCCACCGTTGGGGCTCGGCCTGGCGACGCTGCTGTTTCCCGGCGTGTTCAACACCCTGGAGCGCCAGTCCGGGCGCACCTGCCTGATCATGGGGGCCTCCTATATCACCGAAGCGGCCATACCTTACGCCGCCGCCGACCCACTGAGGGTGATCCCTTCCTGCATCGCGGGCTCAATGCTGGCCGGGGCGCTGTCGATGGCCTTCGGGTGCGCGCTACCGGCGCCCCACGGTGGAATTTTCGTGATCGCGCTGGTGCAGCACTGGCCGGGCTATCTCGTAGCCCTCCTGGCCGGGACTGTACTGACCGCTGTTCTGGTCGGCCTGCTGAAGCGATTCCGCACCCCTTCCAAAGTGCCTTGA
- the coaD gene encoding pantetheine-phosphate adenylyltransferase, translated as MKKVVYPGTFDPITNGHLDLVQRACRLFDHVIVAVAASTRKNPLFTLDERVDLARRVLGDLPNVEVIGFDILLADLVRQLNAYGVLRGLRAVSDFEYEFQLANMNRQLAPEMESLFLTPAEHLSYISSSLVREIASLGGDVAKFVPPAVQEALMEKFR; from the coding sequence ATGAAAAAAGTCGTCTACCCCGGAACCTTCGATCCGATCACCAACGGCCATCTGGATCTGGTGCAGCGGGCCTGTCGCCTGTTCGACCACGTGATCGTGGCGGTGGCGGCGAGTACCCGCAAAAACCCGCTGTTCACCCTGGACGAGCGGGTTGACCTGGCCCGGCGGGTACTGGGTGACCTGCCCAACGTGGAGGTGATCGGCTTCGATATCCTGCTCGCCGACCTGGTGCGCCAGTTGAACGCCTACGGGGTACTGCGGGGACTGCGCGCGGTCTCCGACTTCGAATACGAATTCCAGCTGGCCAATATGAACCGCCAGCTGGCGCCGGAAATGGAGAGCCTGTTCCTCACTCCGGCGGAGCACCTCTCCTATATCTCCTCTTCCCTGGTGCGGGAAATCGCCTCCCTCGGCGGCGACGTGGCCAAGTTCGTGCCGCCGGCGGTACAGGAAGCGCTGATGGAAAAATTCCGCTAA
- a CDS encoding DUF423 domain-containing protein, with translation MAKLYLLIAAFFGGTGVILGAFGAHGLRGKIAENLLEAYKTGVLYQMLHALALFGIALLMRHWGEKTSLQVSGGLFALGVLLFSGSLYALAFGGPRWLGPVTPLGGLAMIGGWAALFVAALNLPK, from the coding sequence ATGGCAAAACTCTATCTACTGATCGCCGCCTTTTTCGGCGGCACCGGCGTAATACTCGGCGCTTTTGGCGCCCACGGCCTGCGCGGCAAAATCGCCGAGAATCTGCTGGAGGCCTACAAAACCGGTGTGCTCTACCAGATGCTGCATGCGCTGGCCCTGTTCGGCATCGCACTGCTGATGCGGCACTGGGGCGAGAAGACATCACTGCAGGTGAGCGGTGGGCTGTTCGCGCTGGGCGTGCTGCTGTTCTCCGGCAGCCTCTACGCCCTGGCCTTCGGCGGTCCGCGCTGGCTAGGCCCGGTCACCCCGCTGGGCGGGCTGGCGATGATCGGCGGCTGGGCGGCGCTGTTTGTCGCCGCGCTGAATCTCCCCAAATAA
- the rsmD gene encoding 16S rRNA (guanine(966)-N(2))-methyltransferase RsmD, protein MARSPSRKPAPQPLSQLRIIGGRWRGRKLQFAPVAGLRPTGDRLRETLFNWLQFRLPGARCLDLFAGSGALGLEALSRGAAGVDFVELNRSALQTLKEQLGVLQAQNGRVHYTSASDFLAHTDTRYDIVFVDPPFDSDLWQETLAALGTHLARNALVYVETPRDKAVLPPDGWQIAKEKRAGRVCMRLFSVTG, encoded by the coding sequence TTGGCCAGAAGCCCCTCGCGCAAACCCGCCCCCCAGCCCCTCTCCCAGCTGCGCATCATCGGCGGCCGCTGGCGGGGACGCAAACTGCAGTTTGCGCCGGTCGCGGGCCTGAGACCCACCGGCGACCGGCTGCGCGAGACCCTGTTCAACTGGCTGCAGTTCCGTTTGCCCGGCGCCCGCTGCCTGGACCTTTTCGCCGGTTCCGGGGCCCTGGGGCTGGAGGCCTTGTCCCGCGGCGCGGCCGGGGTGGACTTCGTCGAGCTGAACCGCAGCGCGCTGCAGACGCTGAAGGAGCAGTTGGGCGTACTCCAAGCGCAAAATGGCCGGGTACACTACACTAGTGCAAGCGATTTCCTCGCCCATACAGACACCCGCTACGACATAGTGTTTGTGGATCCGCCGTTTGACAGCGACCTCTGGCAGGAAACGCTGGCTGCCCTCGGCACGCACTTGGCAAGGAATGCGCTGGTCTATGTGGAGACCCCCCGCGACAAGGCAGTCCTCCCACCGGACGGCTGGCAGATCGCAAAGGAAAAACGGGCGGGGCGGGTGTGCATGAGGCTGTTTTCAGTCACTGGATAA
- the ftsE gene encoding cell division ATP-binding protein FtsE → MITFDNVNKRYESGQDALVRVSLEIERGDMVFLTGHSGAGKSTLLKLLTAIERPTRGSILVAGQNLGRLRNGQIPYYRRNLGIVFQNHQLLFDRNVFDNVALPLSVAGCSKREVGRRVRAALDKVGLLHKEKQNPIALSGGEQQRVGIARAVVNKPAILVADEPTGNLDPQLSAEIMQLFADFNAVGVTVMVASHDLELIARMKRRVLTLQAGQLIYDGIPSREAVIP, encoded by the coding sequence ATGATCACCTTCGACAACGTCAACAAACGCTACGAATCCGGCCAGGACGCCCTGGTGCGCGTCAGCCTGGAGATAGAGCGCGGCGACATGGTGTTTCTCACCGGGCATTCCGGCGCAGGCAAGAGCACTCTGCTCAAGCTGCTCACGGCGATAGAGCGCCCCACCCGCGGCAGTATCCTGGTGGCCGGGCAGAACCTGGGCCGCCTGCGCAACGGCCAGATTCCCTACTACCGCCGCAACCTCGGCATCGTATTCCAGAACCACCAGCTGCTGTTTGACCGCAATGTGTTCGACAACGTCGCCCTGCCGCTGTCGGTGGCCGGGTGCAGCAAACGCGAGGTGGGCCGCCGGGTGCGCGCGGCGCTGGACAAGGTGGGTTTGCTGCACAAGGAGAAGCAGAACCCCATCGCGCTCTCCGGCGGCGAGCAGCAGCGGGTGGGCATCGCCCGCGCGGTGGTGAACAAGCCGGCGATACTGGTGGCCGACGAACCCACCGGCAACCTGGACCCGCAATTGTCGGCGGAGATCATGCAGCTGTTCGCCGACTTCAACGCCGTGGGTGTCACCGTGATGGTGGCCAGCCACGACCTGGAACTGATCGCGCGCATGAAACGCCGGGTGCTCACCCTGCAGGCGGGCCAGTTGATCTACGACGGAATCCCCAGCCGTGAAGCAGTCATCCCATAG
- the rpoH gene encoding RNA polymerase sigma factor RpoH, with the protein MGTSLQPVHMLSPGANLGAYIQTVSSFEVLTAEEEKRLAEDLYYREDLNAARQLVLSHLRFVVHIAKSYSGYGLNQADLIQEGNVGLMKAVKRFNPEKGVRLVSFAVHWIKAEIHEFILRNWRIVKIATTKAQRKLFFNLRGQKKKLAWLTNDEARAVAQDLNVDVAQVHEMEGRLSAHDAAFDAGVDEDEDTAWQAPAHYLEDRRYDPAAQLERDNWQETNLSSLASALEQLDERSRDIIQARWLSDEKSTLHELADKYGVSAERIRQLEKNAMKKVRVAMEA; encoded by the coding sequence ATGGGAACCAGCCTACAGCCAGTCCATATGCTGTCTCCGGGCGCCAACCTGGGCGCCTATATCCAGACGGTCAGCAGTTTCGAGGTGCTGACCGCCGAGGAGGAGAAGCGCCTGGCGGAAGACCTCTACTACCGCGAAGACCTCAACGCCGCGCGCCAGCTGGTGCTGTCGCACCTGCGCTTCGTGGTCCATATCGCCAAGTCCTATTCCGGCTACGGCCTCAACCAGGCGGACCTGATCCAGGAGGGCAACGTCGGCCTGATGAAGGCGGTCAAGCGCTTCAACCCGGAAAAGGGCGTGCGCCTGGTGTCCTTCGCGGTGCACTGGATCAAGGCGGAGATTCACGAGTTTATCCTGCGCAACTGGCGCATCGTGAAGATCGCCACCACCAAGGCCCAGCGCAAGCTGTTCTTCAACCTGCGCGGGCAGAAGAAGAAACTGGCCTGGCTCACCAACGACGAGGCCAGGGCGGTGGCCCAGGACCTGAACGTTGACGTGGCCCAGGTACACGAGATGGAGGGCCGCCTGTCCGCCCACGACGCCGCCTTCGATGCCGGCGTGGATGAGGACGAAGACACCGCCTGGCAGGCCCCCGCCCACTACCTGGAGGACCGCCGCTACGACCCGGCGGCCCAACTGGAGCGGGACAACTGGCAGGAGACCAATCTCAGCAGCCTGGCTTCCGCGCTGGAGCAGCTGGACGAGCGCAGCCGCGATATCATCCAGGCTCGCTGGCTGAGCGACGAGAAGTCCACTCTGCACGAACTGGCGGACAAGTACGGCGTCTCCGCCGAGCGCATCCGCCAGCTGGAAAAGAATGCGATGAAGAAAGTGCGGGTGGCGATGGAAGCCTGA
- the ggt gene encoding gamma-glutamyltransferase → MRSPLLALIVFLSPAFAEEPQPEIATGRGEIKSASAREYMAVTANPLASRAAEQILARGGTAVDAAIAAQMVLGLVEPQSSGIGGGAFMLSYRADSKKLHYYDGRETAPAAVDENYFMRDGQPRPFFQAVIGGYSVGVPGAVRMLELAHRRDGKLPWKSLFEPAIELAEQGFTVSPRLHQLLERMPQVAARPAIEAYFFDADGVPLPVGHRLKNPDYAQTLRTIAAKGADAFYEGEIAEAIVEAVREDPDNPGLLTEKDMAGYRAKVREPVCSIFFEYRVCGAAPPSSGGTTVGAILGMLEHFPLNPYEAGDSELTHLFAQASELAFADRNTYVGDPDFVEVPTAAMVAPAYLAKRAELIDPKKATAVAPGKPAAFAHKRLTAKSPELPNTSHLSIVDRYGNGVSMTTSIETGFGSRLLVKGFLLNNQLTDFSFTPKNADGALVANRIQPGKRPRSSMSPTIVFDGEGNMRLLVGSPGGSRIIDYTARTALYHLGLGMPIAEAIAAGNIGAIGGRVELEAGYFSADTVAALEKMGHKIAQRDLNSGIHAIAIVDGELHGGADPRREGSALGE, encoded by the coding sequence GTGCGCAGCCCGCTCCTCGCCCTCATCGTTTTCCTGTCCCCCGCCTTTGCCGAAGAGCCGCAACCGGAAATCGCCACCGGCCGCGGCGAAATCAAATCCGCCAGCGCGCGGGAATATATGGCGGTCACCGCCAATCCCCTCGCCAGCCGCGCGGCGGAACAGATACTCGCCCGCGGCGGCACCGCGGTGGATGCGGCCATCGCCGCGCAAATGGTGTTGGGGCTGGTGGAACCCCAGTCCTCCGGCATCGGCGGCGGCGCCTTTATGCTGAGCTACCGCGCCGACAGCAAAAAGCTTCACTATTACGACGGCCGCGAGACGGCGCCCGCTGCGGTGGACGAAAACTACTTTATGCGCGACGGCCAGCCGCGCCCGTTTTTTCAGGCGGTGATCGGCGGCTATTCGGTGGGCGTGCCCGGCGCGGTGCGCATGTTGGAGCTGGCCCATCGGCGCGACGGCAAACTGCCCTGGAAATCCCTGTTCGAGCCCGCCATCGAACTGGCGGAGCAGGGGTTCACTGTCTCCCCGCGCCTGCACCAGTTGCTGGAAAGAATGCCCCAGGTGGCCGCGCGCCCGGCCATCGAGGCCTACTTTTTCGACGCCGACGGCGTGCCGCTGCCGGTGGGCCATAGACTGAAAAACCCGGACTATGCGCAGACACTGCGCACCATCGCCGCGAAAGGTGCGGACGCCTTCTACGAAGGGGAAATCGCCGAGGCGATCGTCGAGGCGGTGCGCGAAGACCCGGACAACCCGGGATTGCTCACCGAAAAAGACATGGCCGGCTACCGCGCCAAGGTGCGCGAACCGGTGTGCAGTATTTTTTTCGAGTACCGTGTGTGCGGCGCTGCTCCGCCGTCCTCCGGCGGCACCACCGTGGGCGCCATCCTGGGGATGCTGGAACATTTCCCGCTGAACCCCTACGAGGCGGGCGACAGCGAACTCACGCACCTGTTCGCGCAGGCGTCCGAGCTGGCGTTCGCCGACCGCAATACCTATGTGGGCGACCCGGATTTTGTCGAAGTCCCCACTGCGGCGATGGTGGCACCGGCCTATCTGGCAAAGCGCGCCGAACTGATCGACCCGAAGAAAGCCACCGCGGTGGCGCCCGGCAAGCCGGCGGCTTTCGCGCACAAACGCCTGACCGCGAAATCCCCGGAGCTGCCCAACACCAGCCACCTGTCCATCGTCGACCGCTACGGCAACGGCGTGAGCATGACCACCAGTATCGAGACGGGTTTCGGCTCGCGGCTGCTGGTGAAGGGCTTCCTGCTCAACAACCAGCTCACCGATTTTTCCTTTACCCCGAAAAACGCCGACGGCGCCCTGGTGGCCAACCGCATCCAGCCGGGCAAGCGGCCGCGCTCGTCCATGTCACCCACCATCGTGTTCGACGGGGAAGGGAACATGCGCCTGCTGGTGGGCTCCCCCGGCGGATCGCGGATTATCGACTACACCGCGCGCACCGCACTCTACCACCTGGGGCTGGGCATGCCGATCGCCGAGGCCATCGCCGCCGGCAATATCGGCGCGATCGGCGGCCGGGTGGAGTTGGAGGCCGGCTACTTTTCCGCGGATACGGTGGCGGCGCTGGAAAAAATGGGCCACAAAATTGCCCAGCGCGATCTCAACAGCGGCATCCACGCCATAGCAATTGTCGACGGCGAACTGCACGGCGGCGCCGATCCGCGGCGGGAAGGGAGTGCCCTGGGCGAGTAA
- the ftsX gene encoding permease-like cell division protein FtsX has translation MKQSSHRPPQAAHKAQRASRKPQRQVPEAKPRPTGAVAARTRLGDRWHSWLGHHREMAVEALRRFFAAPLASGMTALVIAIALALPAALQLGLLNFQRAVAGWDGQPQISVFLHKDARDTAVQSFAGKLRADPAVAEVTYISPEEALREFQQASGLGDALAGLGANPLPAVLLVRPRDTASDRLEALASQLRDSALTDAVVLDMAWVQRLAQLTELGRRLSAGLALLLALGVLLVVVNTIRLHIESRREEILVVKLVGGTDAFVRRPFLYSGLCYGVAGGLLAWLLVSVGAALLSGPVSALASSYDSGYALRGPGFSYLLALVGAAAVLGLLGAWVAVARHIKAIEPR, from the coding sequence GTGAAGCAGTCATCCCATAGGCCGCCGCAGGCGGCGCACAAGGCTCAGCGGGCGTCCCGCAAGCCGCAGCGACAGGTGCCGGAAGCCAAGCCCAGGCCCACCGGGGCGGTGGCGGCGCGCACCCGCCTGGGGGACCGCTGGCACAGCTGGCTCGGCCACCACCGGGAGATGGCGGTCGAGGCCCTGCGGCGCTTTTTCGCCGCGCCGCTGGCCAGCGGCATGACCGCGCTGGTGATCGCCATCGCCCTGGCCCTGCCCGCGGCGCTGCAACTGGGGTTGCTCAACTTCCAGCGCGCAGTGGCCGGCTGGGACGGCCAACCGCAGATCTCGGTATTCCTGCACAAGGACGCCCGCGACACCGCGGTGCAGTCCTTTGCCGGGAAATTGCGCGCCGATCCCGCCGTGGCCGAGGTCACCTATATCTCCCCGGAGGAGGCGCTGCGGGAATTCCAGCAGGCCTCGGGGCTGGGCGACGCGCTGGCCGGACTCGGCGCCAATCCGCTGCCGGCGGTGCTGCTGGTGCGCCCGCGGGATACCGCCAGCGACCGGCTGGAGGCCCTGGCCTCCCAACTGCGGGACAGCGCGCTCACCGATGCCGTGGTGCTGGATATGGCCTGGGTACAGCGCCTGGCCCAGCTGACCGAACTGGGCCGGCGGTTGTCCGCCGGCCTGGCGCTGTTGCTGGCCTTGGGGGTGCTGCTGGTGGTGGTGAACACCATCCGCCTGCATATCGAGAGCCGCCGCGAGGAGATACTGGTGGTCAAGCTGGTGGGGGGCACCGACGCCTTCGTGCGCCGGCCCTTCCTGTACAGTGGCCTCTGTTACGGCGTCGCCGGCGGCCTGCTCGCCTGGCTGCTGGTGAGCGTCGGTGCGGCGCTGCTGTCCGGCCCGGTATCCGCCCTGGCCTCTTCCTACGACAGCGGCTACGCCCTGCGCGGTCCCGGGTTCAGCTATCTGCTGGCGCTCGTCGGCGCCGCCGCGGTGCTCGGCCTGCTCGGCGCCTGGGTGGCGGTGGCGCGGCACATCAAAGCGATAGAGCCGCGCTGA
- the ftsY gene encoding signal recognition particle-docking protein FtsY, whose translation MIFDFLRKKQPQPGKTEAEEAAPESAPAEEPAAPEPRQPAESARPEAVAESAPQPAKTEGFFSRIRRGLSRTSSQFAEGMGNLFLGAKEIDEDLLEELETHLLMADVGVEATGEIVERLTGRVSRRELADGEALYNALQGELADLLDGVEAPLEIDTAKRPFVILVVGVNGVGKTTTIGKLAHRYLNQGRSVMLAAGDTFRAAAVEQLQVWGERHNVPVVAQHTGADSASVIYDAVQSAQARGIDIVIADTAGRLHTKSNLMEELTKVRRVMGKLDESAPHEVMLVLDAGTGQNAISQAQQFRDAAGVTGLVLTKLDGTAKGGVIFALARKFGIPVRFIGVGEQAEDLQPFKAREFVAALFAREPG comes from the coding sequence ATGATCTTTGACTTCCTGCGCAAAAAGCAGCCCCAGCCCGGCAAAACCGAGGCCGAAGAGGCAGCCCCTGAATCAGCGCCGGCGGAGGAGCCCGCCGCGCCTGAGCCCCGACAGCCCGCCGAGTCGGCGCGGCCGGAGGCGGTTGCCGAAAGCGCACCGCAGCCGGCGAAGACAGAGGGCTTCTTCTCCCGCATCCGCCGCGGCCTCAGCCGCACCAGCAGCCAGTTCGCCGAGGGGATGGGCAACCTGTTCCTGGGCGCCAAGGAGATCGACGAGGATCTGCTGGAGGAACTGGAGACCCACCTGCTGATGGCGGACGTGGGGGTGGAGGCCACCGGGGAGATTGTCGAGCGGCTTACCGGCCGGGTATCCCGCCGCGAACTGGCCGACGGCGAGGCGCTGTACAATGCGCTGCAGGGGGAACTGGCGGACCTGCTCGACGGCGTCGAGGCGCCGCTGGAGATCGACACCGCGAAGAGACCTTTCGTGATCCTGGTGGTGGGCGTCAACGGTGTGGGCAAGACCACCACCATCGGCAAGCTGGCGCACCGCTATCTGAACCAGGGCCGCTCGGTGATGCTGGCCGCCGGCGACACCTTCCGTGCCGCGGCGGTGGAGCAGCTGCAGGTCTGGGGCGAGCGCCACAATGTGCCGGTGGTGGCCCAGCACACCGGCGCCGACAGCGCCTCGGTCATCTACGATGCGGTGCAGTCGGCCCAGGCCAGGGGCATCGATATCGTGATCGCCGACACCGCCGGCCGCCTGCACACCAAGTCCAACCTGATGGAGGAACTGACCAAGGTGCGCCGGGTGATGGGCAAGCTGGACGAGAGTGCGCCCCACGAGGTGATGCTGGTGCTGGACGCTGGCACCGGCCAGAACGCCATCAGCCAGGCTCAGCAGTTCCGCGACGCCGCGGGCGTCACCGGGCTGGTGCTGACCAAGCTGGACGGCACCGCCAAGGGCGGGGTGATCTTTGCGCTGGCGCGTAAGTTCGGGATCCCGGTACGCTTTATCGGCGTCGGCGAGCAGGCGGAGGACCTGCAGCCGTTTAAGGCGCGGGAATTCGTCGCCGCGCTGTTCGCACGTGAGCCCGGCTGA
- the trmB gene encoding tRNA (guanosine(46)-N7)-methyltransferase TrmB — protein MQEESAEEFPYRTEYKKKSIRSYVIRAGRMTEGQRRAFDNYWGEYGLSLFDGPLEPRAVFGREAPLVLEIGFGMGDSLLAMAEAEPDKDFIGIEVHPPGVGRLINNAGKLGLKNLRVYMADAVDVLNDCIADGSLDRFQLYFPDPWHKKKHHKRRIVQPEFVRLICAKLKAGGLLHMATDWENYAEHMLEVLEAEPLLENTAGKNHYSERPEFRPETKFERRGQRLGHGVWDLLYRRK, from the coding sequence ATGCAAGAAGAATCCGCGGAGGAATTTCCCTACCGCACCGAATACAAGAAGAAATCCATCCGCAGCTATGTGATTCGCGCCGGGCGCATGACCGAGGGCCAGCGCCGCGCTTTTGACAATTACTGGGGAGAATACGGCCTGTCCCTGTTCGACGGCCCGCTGGAACCGCGCGCAGTTTTTGGCCGCGAGGCGCCGCTGGTGCTGGAGATCGGTTTCGGCATGGGCGATTCGCTGCTGGCCATGGCGGAGGCGGAACCGGACAAGGATTTTATCGGCATCGAAGTGCACCCGCCCGGTGTCGGCCGGCTGATCAACAATGCCGGCAAACTGGGCCTGAAAAACCTGCGGGTGTATATGGCGGATGCGGTGGACGTGCTGAACGACTGTATCGCCGACGGGTCGCTGGATCGTTTCCAGCTCTATTTCCCCGACCCCTGGCACAAGAAGAAGCACCACAAGCGCCGCATCGTGCAGCCGGAATTCGTACGCCTGATCTGCGCAAAGCTGAAAGCCGGCGGCCTGCTGCATATGGCCACCGACTGGGAAAACTACGCAGAGCATATGCTCGAAGTGTTGGAGGCGGAGCCGCTGCTGGAAAACACCGCGGGCAAAAACCATTACTCCGAGCGCCCGGAATTCCGCCCGGAGACCAAATTCGAGCGCCGCGGCCAGCGCCTTGGCCACGGCGTCTGGGATCTGCTGTACCGGCGCAAATAG